A single window of Bradyrhizobium daqingense DNA harbors:
- a CDS encoding MarR family winged helix-turn-helix transcriptional regulator has protein sequence MKRKPSTEATSAWIRLMRVQSRVLDCVEQDLKKAGFPPLAWYDALLELSRAPSGELRPVELERQMLIPQYSTSRLIDRLVDEGLASRRECKIDKRGQFVEITEAGRELQKRMWGAYSAAIEKHVGSKLSDADAVKLSTLLDRLGCSCGEMKLPPVANVSESTPSR, from the coding sequence ATGAAACGCAAACCATCGACCGAGGCGACTTCGGCCTGGATCCGTCTGATGCGAGTGCAGAGCCGCGTGCTCGATTGCGTCGAGCAGGACCTGAAGAAGGCGGGGTTCCCGCCGCTGGCCTGGTACGACGCGCTGCTTGAACTGTCCCGCGCTCCTTCCGGCGAGCTGCGGCCGGTGGAGCTCGAACGCCAGATGCTGATCCCGCAATATTCGACCTCGCGGCTGATCGACCGCCTGGTCGACGAAGGCCTCGCCTCGCGGCGCGAATGCAAGATCGACAAGCGCGGCCAGTTCGTCGAGATCACCGAAGCCGGCCGCGAGTTGCAGAAGCGGATGTGGGGGGCCTATTCGGCGGCAATCGAGAAACATGTCGGTTCGAAGCTGTCGGATGCCGACGCCGTCAAGCTCAGCACGCTGCTCGATCGCCTGGGCTGCTCGTGCGGCGAGATGAAATTGCCGCCCGTCGCCAACGTCAGCGAAAGCACACCGTCGCGATGA
- a CDS encoding nuclear transport factor 2 family protein encodes MTGLDSWYAYMKSHDRAALWDLLHPDAVFESPVVHSPQRGRDITFKYLSSAEKVLGGPGFTYVGEWRSDNGAVLEFKNVIDGIEINGVDIISFDAEGRITHFKVMVRPLKAINMLHRLMAEQLAAAQS; translated from the coding sequence ATGACCGGCCTCGATTCCTGGTACGCCTACATGAAGTCTCACGACCGCGCCGCGCTCTGGGACCTCCTGCACCCCGATGCGGTGTTCGAAAGCCCCGTGGTGCATTCACCGCAGCGCGGCCGCGACATCACCTTCAAATATCTCTCCAGCGCCGAGAAGGTGCTCGGTGGCCCCGGCTTCACCTATGTCGGTGAATGGCGCAGCGACAATGGTGCGGTGCTCGAATTCAAGAACGTCATCGACGGCATCGAGATCAACGGTGTCGACATCATCAGCTTCGATGCCGAGGGACGCATCACCCATTTCAAGGTGATGGTGCGTCCGCTCAAGGCGATCAACATGCTGCACCGCCTGATGGCGGAGCAGCTTGCCGCCGCACAATCATAA
- a CDS encoding acyl-CoA dehydrogenase C-terminal domain-containing protein encodes MPIYKAPVEDVNFLLNDVFQIDRYDNLAGFSDASSDVREAILGEAAKLAEEVLQPLNRVGDLEGCKRADDGSVTTPKGFKDAFRQVAEGGWLGLSAPTEFGGQGLPVTLSQAVNEFQISANMAFSMYGGLTMGATAALLVHGTPEQKQTYVPKMVAGEWTGTMNLTEPHCGTDLGMLRTKAARQADGSFKITGTKIFISAGEHDLADNIIHLVLARIEGAPAGIKGVSLFVVPKFLVNADGSVGQRNGVVCGSIEHKMGIHGNSTCVMNYDNATGWLIGEENKGMQGMFVMMNEARLGVAVQGLAQSEVAYQNAVAYARERIQGRALTGAKAPDKQADPIIVHPDVRRTLLSIRAFNEAARAFVMWTALKSDVAHRSEDPKDRQAADDHMGLMTPVLKGFLTDYGFANAVQAQQMYGGHGYIAEQGMEQFVRDARIAMIYEGANGIQALDLVGRKLPRDGGRAIMAFFGEVMAFAKENGGDEALKPFITPLSTSLGHLQQATTWLMQNAMAKPDNAGAAATDYLHLFGFVALGYMWAKMAKVTQAKIAESGATPYLSTKLVTGRFFMERMLPETAANLARIQAGCATIMELPAEAF; translated from the coding sequence ATGCCGATCTATAAAGCCCCCGTCGAAGACGTGAACTTTCTGCTCAACGACGTCTTCCAGATCGACCGCTACGACAATCTGGCTGGGTTCTCCGATGCGTCGAGCGACGTCCGCGAGGCGATCCTCGGCGAGGCCGCCAAGCTCGCCGAAGAGGTGCTGCAGCCGCTCAACCGCGTCGGCGATCTCGAAGGCTGCAAGCGCGCGGACGACGGCAGCGTCACCACGCCAAAGGGATTCAAGGACGCCTTCAGGCAGGTCGCCGAGGGCGGCTGGCTCGGTCTGTCGGCGCCGACCGAGTTCGGCGGTCAGGGTCTGCCGGTGACGCTCTCCCAGGCCGTCAACGAATTCCAGATCTCGGCCAACATGGCGTTCTCGATGTATGGCGGCCTCACCATGGGCGCGACCGCGGCGCTTCTCGTGCACGGCACGCCCGAGCAGAAGCAGACCTACGTGCCGAAGATGGTGGCGGGCGAATGGACCGGCACCATGAACCTGACCGAGCCGCATTGCGGCACCGATCTCGGCATGCTCCGCACCAAGGCGGCGCGTCAGGCTGACGGCAGCTTCAAGATCACGGGCACCAAGATCTTCATCTCGGCCGGTGAGCATGATCTCGCCGACAACATCATCCACCTCGTGCTCGCCCGCATCGAGGGCGCGCCGGCCGGTATCAAGGGCGTATCGCTGTTCGTGGTGCCGAAATTCCTGGTCAACGCCGACGGTTCGGTGGGGCAGCGCAACGGCGTCGTCTGCGGCTCGATCGAGCACAAGATGGGCATCCACGGCAATTCCACCTGCGTGATGAACTACGACAACGCCACCGGCTGGCTGATCGGCGAAGAGAACAAGGGCATGCAGGGCATGTTCGTGATGATGAACGAGGCGAGGCTCGGCGTCGCCGTGCAGGGCCTCGCGCAGTCGGAGGTCGCCTATCAGAACGCCGTCGCCTATGCCCGCGAGCGTATCCAGGGCCGCGCGCTCACCGGTGCCAAGGCGCCGGACAAGCAAGCCGACCCGATCATCGTGCATCCCGACGTGCGCCGCACGCTGCTCTCGATCCGCGCCTTCAACGAAGCGGCGCGCGCCTTCGTGATGTGGACTGCGCTCAAGAGCGACGTCGCCCACCGCTCCGAGGACCCGAAGGACCGCCAGGCCGCCGACGACCACATGGGCCTGATGACGCCGGTGCTGAAGGGCTTCCTCACCGACTACGGCTTCGCCAATGCGGTGCAGGCGCAGCAGATGTATGGCGGCCACGGCTACATCGCTGAGCAGGGCATGGAGCAGTTCGTGCGCGATGCGCGCATCGCCATGATCTATGAAGGCGCCAACGGCATCCAGGCGCTCGACCTCGTCGGCCGCAAGCTGCCGCGCGACGGCGGCCGCGCCATCATGGCCTTCTTCGGCGAGGTCATGGCCTTCGCCAAGGAAAACGGCGGCGACGAGGCGCTCAAGCCCTTCATCACCCCGCTCTCGACCTCGCTGGGTCACCTGCAGCAGGCCACGACCTGGCTGATGCAGAACGCGATGGCCAAGCCTGACAATGCGGGCGCGGCCGCCACCGATTACCTGCATCTCTTCGGCTTCGTCGCGCTCGGCTACATGTGGGCGAAGATGGCCAAGGTGACGCAGGCGAAGATTGCCGAGAGCGGGGCGACGCCCTATCTCTCGACCAAGCTCGTCACCGGCCGCTTCTTCATGGAGCGGATGCTGCCGGAGACCGCGGCCAATCTCGCGCGCATCCAGGCCGGCTGCGCCACTATCATGGAATTGCCGGCGGAAGCGTTCTGA
- a CDS encoding acetyl-CoA C-acetyltransferase, with protein MADAYIYDHVRTPRGRGKADGALHEVTALALATVPLKALKDRNNLPEDSVDDVVLGVVDPVGEAGSDIARFAALKAGLGEAVPGVQISRFCASGLDAVNFAAAQVMSGQHELVIGGGAESMSRVGIGASGGAWPMDPSMAVPAYFMPQGVSADLIATKYGFSRDDVDAYAVQSQQRAGKAWDEGRFNKSVVPVKDINGLTILAKDEHMRPSTTMQSLAQLQPSFTMMAQMGGFDGVAVQSHPEIERVNYVHHAGNSSGIVDGAGAVLLGSKEAGSKYGLKPRAKIRAFANVGSEPAMMLTGPVDVTEKLFARSGMKKSDIDLFELNEAFASVVLRYIQAFDIDNAKINVNGGAIALGHPLGATGAMILGTVLDELERTNKSTALVTLCIGGGMGTATIIERV; from the coding sequence ATGGCAGATGCCTATATCTACGACCACGTCCGAACCCCGCGTGGCCGCGGCAAAGCCGACGGCGCGTTGCACGAAGTGACCGCGCTCGCGCTCGCCACCGTGCCTCTCAAGGCGCTCAAGGACCGCAACAACCTTCCCGAGGATTCGGTCGATGACGTCGTGCTCGGCGTGGTCGATCCGGTCGGCGAAGCCGGTTCCGACATCGCGCGCTTTGCCGCGTTGAAGGCCGGTCTCGGCGAAGCCGTGCCCGGCGTGCAGATCAGCCGCTTCTGCGCCTCCGGCCTCGATGCCGTGAACTTCGCCGCCGCGCAGGTGATGAGCGGCCAGCATGAGCTCGTGATCGGCGGCGGTGCCGAATCGATGAGCCGCGTCGGCATCGGTGCCTCCGGCGGCGCCTGGCCGATGGATCCCTCGATGGCGGTGCCGGCCTATTTCATGCCGCAGGGCGTGTCGGCCGATCTGATCGCCACCAAATACGGCTTCTCGCGCGACGACGTCGATGCCTATGCGGTGCAGAGCCAGCAGCGCGCGGGCAAGGCCTGGGACGAGGGCCGCTTCAACAAGTCGGTGGTGCCGGTCAAGGACATCAACGGCCTCACCATCCTCGCCAAGGACGAGCACATGCGTCCCTCGACGACGATGCAGTCGCTGGCGCAGCTGCAGCCGTCGTTCACGATGATGGCGCAGATGGGCGGCTTCGACGGCGTCGCGGTGCAGTCGCATCCGGAGATCGAGCGCGTCAATTACGTGCATCACGCCGGCAATTCCTCCGGCATCGTCGACGGTGCCGGCGCGGTACTGCTCGGCAGCAAGGAAGCGGGTAGCAAGTATGGTCTGAAGCCGCGCGCAAAGATCCGCGCGTTCGCCAATGTCGGCTCGGAGCCGGCGATGATGCTGACCGGCCCGGTCGACGTCACCGAGAAGCTGTTCGCGCGCTCGGGCATGAAGAAGTCGGACATCGACCTGTTCGAGCTCAACGAGGCCTTCGCCTCGGTGGTGCTGCGCTACATCCAGGCCTTCGACATCGACAACGCCAAGATCAACGTCAATGGCGGCGCCATCGCGCTCGGCCATCCGCTCGGCGCGACCGGCGCGATGATCCTCGGCACCGTGCTCGACGAGCTCGAGCGCACCAACAAATCCACCGCCCTGGTCACGCTGTGCATCGGCGGCGGCATGGGCACCGCGACCATCATCGAGCGCGTCTAA
- a CDS encoding FAD-dependent oxidoreductase — translation MSYKNFKVETDSDGIALVTWDIPGRSMNVLDETSTSELDAIVKATTADAAVKGVVITSAKEAFCAGADLSMLEGMNQAYAKVLKEQGETAANQMLFDQSRRFSQVLRSIETSGKPWAAAINGLALGGGFEITLCCHYRVAAENPKTRLGLPEVKVGLFPGAGGTQRVPRLVPPQDAMTILLKGDPVTVDKAKALNLIHAIVPAADLIKAAKDWIKGGGKAVAPWDEKGFKLPGGPVFSKAGMMMFPAGNAIYRRETYDNYPAARAIMSCVYEGLQLPIDAALRVESRYFTSVLRSKEAAAMIRSLFLSMQELNKGARRPKDVPATKVKKIAVIGAGFMGASVGYVSARAGLDVVLIDRDQESADKGKAHAQKVIEEQIKKGRAKPGDAEALLARITPTADYAALRDVDLVIEAVFEDRRVKAETFAKAQEYLKPDVIFASNTSTLPITSLAESFKDQGKFVGIHFFSPVEKMMLVEIIKGKNTGDLALATALDYVRQIGKTPIVVNDSRGFFANRCVGRYVAEGNEMFLEGVPPAMIENCAKMAGMPVGPLSLSDEVALDLGLKIMKATEADLGPNAINPDQKKLMVEMVEKQGRLGRKNSKGFYDYPEKGKGQKSLWPGLSALQPKQLDPDTLDIEELKQRFLVVQAVEAARTVEDHVITDPREADVGSILGFGFAPFTGGTLSYIDFMGTKKFVELCHKLEAKYGSRFTPPKLLEEMAAKGETFYGRFAPKKAAA, via the coding sequence ATGTCGTACAAGAACTTCAAGGTTGAGACCGATTCCGACGGCATCGCGCTCGTCACCTGGGACATCCCGGGCCGCTCGATGAACGTGCTCGACGAGACCTCGACCAGCGAGCTCGATGCGATCGTCAAGGCGACCACGGCCGATGCCGCGGTGAAGGGCGTCGTCATCACCTCGGCGAAAGAAGCGTTCTGCGCCGGCGCCGACCTCTCCATGCTCGAAGGCATGAACCAGGCTTACGCGAAGGTTCTCAAGGAGCAGGGCGAGACTGCAGCGAACCAGATGCTGTTCGACCAGAGCCGCCGCTTCTCGCAGGTGCTGCGGTCGATCGAGACCTCGGGCAAGCCGTGGGCCGCCGCGATTAACGGCCTCGCGCTCGGCGGCGGTTTCGAGATCACGCTGTGCTGCCACTATCGCGTGGCGGCCGAGAATCCCAAGACGCGTCTCGGCCTGCCCGAGGTCAAGGTCGGCCTGTTCCCCGGCGCCGGCGGCACGCAGCGCGTGCCGCGCCTGGTGCCGCCGCAGGACGCCATGACGATCCTGCTCAAGGGCGATCCGGTTACCGTCGACAAGGCCAAGGCGCTGAACCTGATCCACGCCATCGTTCCCGCCGCCGATCTCATCAAGGCTGCGAAGGACTGGATCAAGGGCGGCGGAAAGGCCGTCGCGCCCTGGGACGAGAAGGGCTTCAAGCTGCCCGGCGGCCCGGTGTTCTCCAAGGCCGGCATGATGATGTTCCCGGCCGGCAACGCGATCTATCGCCGTGAGACCTACGACAACTACCCGGCCGCGCGCGCGATCATGAGCTGCGTCTATGAGGGGCTGCAGCTGCCGATCGACGCCGCGCTGCGCGTGGAGTCGCGCTACTTCACCTCGGTGCTGCGCTCGAAGGAAGCGGCTGCGATGATCCGCAGCCTGTTCCTCTCGATGCAGGAGCTCAACAAGGGCGCGCGCCGTCCGAAGGACGTGCCCGCCACCAAGGTCAAGAAGATCGCCGTGATCGGCGCCGGCTTCATGGGCGCGAGCGTCGGCTACGTCTCGGCCCGCGCCGGCCTCGACGTCGTCCTGATCGATCGCGATCAGGAAAGCGCCGACAAGGGCAAGGCGCATGCGCAGAAGGTGATCGAGGAGCAGATCAAGAAGGGCCGCGCCAAGCCGGGTGATGCCGAAGCGCTGCTCGCACGCATCACGCCGACCGCGGACTACGCTGCGCTTAGGGACGTCGACCTCGTCATCGAGGCCGTGTTCGAGGACCGCAGGGTCAAGGCGGAGACCTTCGCCAAGGCGCAGGAATACCTCAAGCCCGACGTGATCTTCGCGTCGAACACCTCGACGCTGCCGATCACCTCGCTGGCCGAGAGCTTCAAGGATCAGGGCAAGTTCGTCGGCATCCATTTCTTCTCGCCGGTCGAGAAGATGATGCTGGTCGAGATCATCAAGGGCAAGAACACCGGAGATCTCGCGCTCGCCACCGCGCTCGATTACGTCCGTCAGATCGGCAAGACGCCGATCGTCGTCAATGACAGCCGCGGCTTCTTCGCCAATCGCTGCGTCGGCCGCTACGTCGCCGAAGGCAACGAGATGTTCCTGGAAGGCGTGCCGCCGGCGATGATCGAGAATTGCGCCAAGATGGCCGGCATGCCGGTGGGCCCGCTTTCGCTCTCGGACGAGGTCGCGCTCGACCTTGGTCTGAAGATCATGAAGGCCACCGAAGCCGACCTCGGTCCTAACGCCATCAACCCCGATCAGAAGAAGCTGATGGTGGAGATGGTCGAGAAGCAGGGCCGTCTGGGGCGCAAGAACAGCAAGGGCTTCTACGACTATCCCGAGAAGGGCAAGGGCCAGAAGAGCCTGTGGCCGGGGCTGTCAGCCTTGCAGCCGAAGCAGCTCGACCCCGATACGCTCGACATCGAGGAGCTGAAGCAGCGCTTCCTGGTGGTGCAGGCGGTGGAAGCCGCGCGCACCGTGGAGGATCACGTCATCACCGATCCGCGCGAGGCGGATGTCGGCTCGATCCTCGGCTTCGGCTTTGCGCCGTTCACCGGTGGCACGCTGTCCTATATCGACTTCATGGGCACCAAGAAGTTCGTCGAGCTCTGCCACAAGCTGGAAGCGAAATACGGCTCGCGCTTCACCCCGCCGAAGCTGCTGGAGGAGATGGCCGCGAAGGGCGAGACCTTCTACGGCCGCTTCGCGCCGAAGAAGGCGGCGGCCTGA
- a CDS encoding tetratricopeptide repeat protein: protein MNSRVSWSVDGIDPSVRERAEAAARRAGMSLNDWLNSTLGDTAPPNFRGPHDQRPHHMPQAPSQESREVADIHQRLDAITQQIERISKPAPRQDPSRQDAARPDVSREQGVARQLNDAISRLDARLSQISKPQQSHQQPHQAPRPAPSPVETRQRQADAVERAAAQVYRSSPPLSPASFDVAVAEITARQSELDGFTPRQMPPRAAPPIAPAPAAFAPPMAPPAAAYAPPPPQPGPDFSTLERHLLKITSQIESLQRPDNTEQAIAAFRSELAEIRTAITEAMPRRAIESIENEIRSLHRRIDETRSNGTDGQVLSGIERALSDIKQVLRTLTPAEQLTGYDEAIRNLGAKLDLILRANDDPSTVQQLEGAISALRAIVSNVASNEALARLSEDVQLLSSKVDQITRASGHSDSFAVLEQRIAALTAALETRERPQPAESTEHLEAAIRALSDRFDRMQVGNDSASTFAHLEQRVSYLLERIEAASDPRNGNLSRVEDGLHDILRHLERQQATYSALAESRSSAPPDSGMVDLVKRELSDIRFSQAETNRSTQDSLDAVHSALGHVVDRLSMIEGDLRAVRSAPPAPAPQPMAMPMAAPMEPAPMAREPRPQAQQPKYDPKPELPNPAAAQAAQAAFVAAPRDFHAATPAAPPPVPAAPQVAPPMPPRAISEILEPHTAPARAALAPELPPDHPLEPGTRPGGRAATPSERIAASESAISDIPAAPKEPVSSSSFIAAARRAAQAAAAAPPEKAGRAAKASARGGKNKGQEGGSTITSKIRSLLVGASVVVIVLGTFKMAMNLLDGGSPPAPQAMQNVPSDPVSPAPPPPPVETKPAAPEQITPSMSSPTPIGRQSQNNAAPAPAPTPGNSASVEIPPAPAAAPPPASSDVTGALSGTSRAKLGLIQVPPSEKLPEAIGGPALRTAAMKGDATAAYEIGMRFAEGKGVATNYDEAAKWYDRAAQAGVVPATFRLGTLYEKGLGVKKDADIARRYYTQAAERGNAKAMHNLAVLDADGGGRGANYKSAAQWFRKAADRGVADSQFNLGILYARGIGVEQNLAESYKWFSLAAAQGDTDAPGKRDDVAKRLDSQSLAAAKLAIQTFSAEPQPDDAVNVMTPPGGWDSAPQAAAKPAPKAVATKRSASAAH from the coding sequence ATGAATTCGCGCGTATCGTGGAGTGTTGACGGCATCGATCCATCCGTTCGGGAGCGGGCCGAAGCTGCTGCGCGTCGCGCCGGAATGTCGCTCAACGATTGGCTGAACTCCACCCTCGGCGACACCGCCCCGCCGAACTTCCGCGGACCTCACGACCAGCGTCCGCACCACATGCCGCAAGCACCGAGCCAGGAGAGCCGCGAAGTCGCGGACATTCATCAGCGGCTCGACGCGATCACCCAGCAGATCGAACGAATCTCGAAGCCCGCGCCGCGTCAGGACCCTTCACGACAAGATGCCGCGCGCCCGGACGTCTCGCGCGAGCAGGGCGTCGCGCGCCAGCTGAACGATGCGATCTCGCGGCTTGATGCGCGGCTGTCGCAGATCTCGAAGCCGCAGCAATCCCACCAGCAGCCGCATCAGGCCCCGCGGCCGGCGCCCTCGCCGGTCGAGACGCGCCAGCGCCAGGCCGATGCGGTCGAGCGCGCGGCCGCCCAGGTCTATCGCAGCTCGCCTCCCCTAAGCCCTGCATCCTTCGACGTCGCGGTCGCCGAGATCACGGCGCGACAGAGCGAGCTCGACGGGTTTACGCCGAGGCAGATGCCGCCGCGCGCCGCGCCGCCGATTGCGCCCGCGCCAGCTGCCTTCGCCCCCCCGATGGCGCCGCCTGCCGCCGCCTACGCGCCGCCGCCCCCGCAGCCGGGACCGGATTTCTCGACGCTCGAGCGCCATCTGCTCAAGATCACGAGCCAGATCGAATCGCTGCAGCGGCCGGACAATACCGAGCAGGCGATCGCGGCCTTCCGCAGCGAGCTCGCCGAAATCCGCACGGCCATCACCGAAGCGATGCCGCGGCGCGCGATCGAATCGATCGAGAACGAGATCCGCTCGCTGCATCGTCGGATCGACGAGACGCGGTCCAACGGCACCGACGGCCAGGTTCTCTCCGGCATCGAACGCGCGCTGTCCGACATCAAGCAGGTGCTGCGCACGCTGACGCCGGCCGAGCAGCTCACCGGCTATGACGAGGCGATCCGCAATCTCGGCGCCAAGCTCGACCTGATCCTGCGCGCCAATGACGATCCCTCGACCGTGCAGCAGCTCGAAGGCGCGATCTCCGCGTTGCGCGCCATCGTCTCCAACGTTGCCTCCAACGAAGCGCTCGCGCGCCTGTCCGAGGACGTGCAGCTGCTGTCGTCCAAGGTCGACCAGATCACCCGCGCCTCCGGCCACAGCGACAGCTTCGCGGTTCTGGAGCAGCGCATCGCGGCGCTCACCGCCGCGCTGGAAACACGCGAGCGGCCGCAGCCGGCCGAGAGCACCGAGCATCTGGAAGCCGCGATCCGGGCGCTGTCGGACCGCTTCGACCGCATGCAGGTCGGCAACGATTCGGCCTCGACCTTCGCCCATCTCGAGCAGCGCGTCTCCTATCTGCTGGAGCGGATCGAAGCTGCCTCCGATCCGCGCAACGGCAATCTCAGCCGCGTCGAGGACGGGCTGCACGACATCCTCAGGCACCTGGAACGGCAGCAGGCCACCTATTCCGCGCTGGCCGAGAGCCGCAGCTCGGCGCCGCCCGATTCCGGCATGGTCGATCTCGTCAAGCGCGAGCTCTCCGACATCCGCTTCAGCCAGGCCGAGACCAATCGCAGCACCCAGGACTCGCTCGACGCGGTCCATAGCGCGCTCGGCCATGTTGTCGATCGCCTCTCCATGATCGAAGGCGATCTGCGCGCCGTGCGTAGCGCGCCGCCGGCCCCTGCCCCGCAGCCGATGGCGATGCCAATGGCGGCTCCAATGGAGCCGGCGCCGATGGCGCGCGAGCCACGGCCGCAGGCACAGCAGCCGAAATACGATCCGAAGCCCGAGCTGCCCAATCCCGCCGCCGCGCAAGCAGCGCAGGCCGCCTTCGTCGCCGCGCCACGCGACTTCCACGCCGCCACCCCGGCCGCACCGCCGCCGGTGCCTGCGGCCCCGCAAGTCGCGCCGCCCATGCCGCCGCGCGCGATCAGCGAGATCCTGGAGCCGCACACCGCGCCTGCGCGCGCTGCGCTGGCGCCGGAATTGCCGCCGGATCATCCGCTCGAGCCGGGCACCCGTCCGGGCGGGCGCGCTGCCACGCCGTCGGAGCGCATTGCGGCGTCCGAAAGCGCGATCAGCGACATTCCCGCCGCGCCGAAAGAACCGGTGTCGTCGTCGAGCTTCATCGCCGCCGCCCGCCGGGCGGCTCAAGCCGCCGCCGCAGCGCCGCCCGAGAAAGCCGGCCGCGCCGCCAAGGCGTCGGCGAGAGGTGGCAAAAATAAAGGCCAGGAAGGCGGCTCGACCATCACGTCGAAGATCCGCTCGCTGCTGGTCGGCGCGAGCGTGGTGGTGATCGTGCTCGGCACCTTCAAGATGGCGATGAACCTGCTCGACGGCGGCAGCCCGCCGGCGCCGCAGGCGATGCAGAATGTCCCGAGCGACCCGGTATCGCCCGCCCCACCGCCGCCCCCGGTCGAGACCAAGCCAGCCGCGCCCGAGCAGATCACGCCGTCGATGTCCTCACCGACGCCGATCGGACGGCAGTCGCAGAACAATGCTGCGCCGGCGCCCGCTCCCACTCCGGGCAACTCGGCCTCGGTCGAGATTCCGCCGGCGCCTGCCGCGGCCCCGCCGCCTGCCTCCAGCGACGTCACCGGCGCGCTGTCGGGCACGAGCCGAGCCAAGCTCGGCCTCATCCAGGTGCCGCCGAGCGAGAAGCTGCCCGAGGCCATCGGCGGCCCCGCCTTGCGCACCGCCGCGATGAAGGGCGATGCGACGGCGGCCTACGAGATCGGCATGCGCTTTGCGGAAGGCAAGGGCGTCGCCACCAACTATGACGAAGCCGCCAAATGGTACGACCGCGCCGCGCAGGCCGGCGTCGTTCCCGCGACCTTCCGCCTCGGCACGCTCTACGAGAAGGGCCTCGGCGTGAAGAAGGACGCCGACATCGCCCGCCGCTACTACACGCAGGCCGCCGAGCGCGGCAACGCCAAGGCGATGCACAATCTCGCGGTGCTCGATGCCGATGGCGGCGGACGCGGCGCCAATTACAAGAGCGCGGCGCAATGGTTCCGCAAGGCCGCCGATCGCGGCGTCGCCGACAGCCAGTTCAACCTCGGCATCCTCTATGCCCGCGGCATCGGCGTGGAGCAGAACCTCGCCGAATCCTACAAATGGTTCAGCCTGGCAGCCGCGCAGGGCGACACCGATGCGCCCGGCAAGCGCGACGACGTCGCCAAGCGTCTCGACTCGCAATCGCTCGCGGCCGCCAAGCTCGCGATCCAGACCTTCAGCGCCGAGCCGCAGCCCGACGATGCCGTCAACGTCATGACCCCGCCCGGCGGCTGGGACAGCGCGCCGCAGGCGGCCGCAAAGCCGGCGCCAAAAGCGGTCGCGACCAAGCGCTCGGCTTCCGCGGCGCATTGA
- a CDS encoding PadR family transcriptional regulator produces MALGDAILACLTERPMTGYELAKTFDSSIGFFWKADHQQIYRELSKLRDRGYIQGREVVQTGKPNKLVYTLTPEGRTALRHWAARPSTPASTKDDLLVRLHALDSIDIEPLRTDLMARLEHHRDRHANYERILKKRFPDGTAEGRLDLGNLLLLRLGARHEQMVADFCEEALAALSAMSGKATVVSIEDGKREKG; encoded by the coding sequence ATGGCACTGGGCGACGCAATCCTCGCATGCCTGACGGAACGTCCGATGACGGGCTACGAGCTCGCCAAGACGTTCGATTCCTCGATCGGCTTCTTCTGGAAGGCCGACCACCAGCAGATCTACCGCGAGCTCTCCAAGCTGCGCGACCGCGGCTACATCCAGGGCCGCGAGGTCGTGCAAACCGGAAAGCCCAACAAGCTGGTTTATACGCTTACCCCGGAGGGCCGAACAGCGCTGCGGCACTGGGCCGCGCGGCCAAGCACGCCAGCCTCGACCAAGGACGACCTGCTGGTCCGCCTCCATGCGCTCGACAGCATCGACATCGAGCCGCTGCGCACCGACCTGATGGCCCGCCTGGAGCACCATCGCGATCGCCACGCCAACTACGAGCGCATCCTGAAGAAGCGTTTTCCGGACGGCACTGCGGAGGGTCGGCTCGATCTTGGTAACCTGCTTCTGCTTCGCCTTGGCGCCCGGCACGAGCAGATGGTCGCCGATTTCTGCGAAGAGGCGCTTGCGGCGCTCTCGGCGATGAGCGGCAAGGCCACGGTGGTGTCGATCGAGGACGGCAAGCGCGAGAAGGGCTGA